GCTTCCATCCCATAAATCTCCCGCTCAATGTCGGCAGGTGGCCGGCGCCATCGTCCTCTCTGATCAAACCGTGACTCCACCACTTCGTCGATCGGGTCATTCTTTTCGATCTTGATCACCTCCCGGAGATGCTCTTTCACCTTGTTGTAGAAAATGCTAAACAGATAAGTGCGGATATGTGCCCGCCCCTCAAAATTTGGCGCCGATTCAATGAGTCCAAGAAACGTGGATTGAGCGAGATCTTCGGCTGCTTCGAGGGAAAACCCCATACCGCGCGCAGCGCGCAAAAGCTGCGGCAGATAAGCGTCAACCACTGCTCGTACCGTATTGCGCTCGCGACTCTTCACGCATTCAAGGAATCCCGGCTCCGAAAAATTAAGATCCATTCATTTGTCATCAAGCTTCACAGCCCGATGATCCCACTCCTCTCTATACCAGCCCTTGCCTCTATACCAGCCCTTGCCGGGGTTCTTTAGGCTTTGATATTAGCCGTCCTTCTCAATTTCGGTCTAGACCTCGAATTCTCAAAGAAGTGTAATCACCTGACGCACAGTGCGACAAGCCATTTCACCAGCTTTGCTGAACAGCATCTCTTTACAATCTGCGCGGATCATGGCTTTCTGCCCGTTTGGCCGGTAAAGTCGATCCCCTCCTGCAGAGCAGGAAAGACAAGTTCTGGATCGCTTTGTTGAATATTGATTCCCATGCGGGCTTTAGCAGCAGCGCTCTGTTTGTCGCACTGAATCAGTAAGCCTTCGCTGATTCCTTGCTTTTGCCTCCAGGTAATCAATCAAGTCTGAATAGTGGTCTAACGCAGCCTTCGGCTGATTCAGTCTTACGACATTCGTTTCCGGGCGAACTATAGGCTTCGCTCGGCTCCTTCTGTCAATCCCGCTTGTGCAGCTCCGCGCGACGCAGACGTGCGCGCCGTGCTCGCTTCCGCGCCCCTTCGGGCTTCGGGGATGGACAGCGCCTCACTTCGCCTTTTTCGCAGCCATGAAACGAATGTCTTTTTTTGGCCCCATAGGGCCGAAAAGAGGCAAATCCACACTTGGAGCACATCATGGCAACCTCTACAGTCAACAGCACAGCCGCAACCGCCAACAATAGCGCAGCCCGCAGCCGCAACGAATCGCAGCGCAAGTATCGCAGTGATTCGCCCTACCAGCAGCGCACCACTCAGCGCGACAACCCCACGCAAATGCTCATCAAGCAGGCCGTGGACCACCTCATCCAGCAGCTTGAGGCAGGGAAAAGCGAATCCCTGACCGCGTACCTGAAGGCGATGGCACGGTTTCATAACTACAGTTTCGGCAATGTACTCTCCATTGCCCGCCAGAAACCCAACGCGACCCGCGTCGCAGGCATTCGCGCATGGAACGAACTGGGCCGGTTCGTGAAGAAAGGCGAGAAAGGCATCCAGATTCTCGCTCCCGTGGTGGGCCATCGGCGGAAGAAGACCGAACCCGAGCAGGACGCGGAAACAGAAAACAACGTTAAGCCTCAACCTGTGTTGATCGGCTTTCGCGCCGTGTATGTGTTTGACGTAAGCCAGACCGAAGGCGTGGCGCTGCCGGAGTTTGACCACAACATCAGCGGCGAAGTGGGCGGCCACCGCGACCGCCTGATGGATTTCCTCAACCAGCAGAACATCGCGCTGGAGTTCAACGAGAAGATCGCCCCAGCCCTTGGCGTGAGCTACGGCGGCAAGATCGCTCTTCTGCCCGGCCAGTCCAAGGCCGAGGAGTTCACCACGCTGGTGCATGAAACGGCGCACGAACTGTTACATAAAGCCGAGCGCCGCACCATGACTACCGCAACCGTCCGCGAGACGGAAGCCGAAGCCGTGGCCTTTATCGTGGGTCAGGCCATCGGGCTGGAGATCGGCAACAGCACCGCCGACTACATCCAGCTTTACCACGGCAACGCGGCGCTGTTGACCGAAAGCCTTGAAGTCATCCAGCGCACTTCCGCCGTGATTCTCGGCGCAATCCGGGAAGCGGCTCCGGCGACCGAAAGCGTGGCCGTCGCGGAGGTGGCCTGATGCGCACCGTGGCGCTCATCCTCATGGAGGCCGGGAATCTTCCGCCCGGCTTCCATATCCACATCGACAACCCACCGTGGATGCCGCTCGACATCGAGGATATCGGAGTTCCCGGCCCGCATGGTTTGGTTGCCATCTCTGTCGCGCACTACGGCCAGCAGAACGGCGACACGATGCGCGACCCGGAGATGCTGTTTGAGTTGCGCCGCGCCGGACAGGATATGGAACTGTTTCCGTACCACTGGCGCAACGACTATCTCGGCATCGAGCAGTATTCCAGCTTCCACGATGACGCGGGAAAGCTCTTTACGCTGCCAGCACTCAAACGGCGGCATGAGGAGTTTGCCTACATGT
The DNA window shown above is from Acidobacterium capsulatum ATCC 51196 and carries:
- a CDS encoding sigma-70 family RNA polymerase sigma factor; its protein translation is MDLNFSEPGFLECVKSRERNTVRAVVDAYLPQLLRAARGMGFSLEAAEDLAQSTFLGLIESAPNFEGRAHIRTYLFSIFYNKVKEHLREVIKIEKNDPIDEVVESRFDQRGRWRRPPADIEREIYGMEAGKSIRDCLGKLPDTQRIVFYLREVEEMSTREICKKMDLSSTNIGVILFRARHHLRECLERKGFRKE
- a CDS encoding ArdC family protein — encoded protein: MATSTVNSTAATANNSAARSRNESQRKYRSDSPYQQRTTQRDNPTQMLIKQAVDHLIQQLEAGKSESLTAYLKAMARFHNYSFGNVLSIARQKPNATRVAGIRAWNELGRFVKKGEKGIQILAPVVGHRRKKTEPEQDAETENNVKPQPVLIGFRAVYVFDVSQTEGVALPEFDHNISGEVGGHRDRLMDFLNQQNIALEFNEKIAPALGVSYGGKIALLPGQSKAEEFTTLVHETAHELLHKAERRTMTTATVRETEAEAVAFIVGQAIGLEIGNSTADYIQLYHGNAALLTESLEVIQRTSAVILGAIREAAPATESVAVAEVA
- a CDS encoding DUF6908 domain-containing protein, whose product is MRTVALILMEAGNLPPGFHIHIDNPPWMPLDIEDIGVPGPHGLVAISVAHYGQQNGDTMRDPEMLFELRRAGQDMELFPYHWRNDYLGIEQYSSFHDDAGKLFTLPALKRRHEEFAYMWDNNLRAQGYYEAFQRSRSQ